A single Drosophila miranda strain MSH22 chromosome XR, D.miranda_PacBio2.1, whole genome shotgun sequence DNA region contains:
- the LOC108150756 gene encoding mitochondrial dicarboxylate carrier: MDKNLGEQCRTTHKIAYKKPTEKPELRARCWSAGVASTIVACVVAPVDLVKTHMQTQKNKKGMLQTARKVMRLRGPLGFYNGFSAAAVRQMTSTNIRFGIYEVGRHADVVPNSNLAKLGLSGFAGAAASVCGIPMDLINVRMQNDMKLPHGARRNYRNIVDAFVRISREEGWRALYTGGTSAVLKAAVNTCGQIGLYDIVKTKLSTRFGMKDDIVLHFDSSLISSIFSTVISHPFDVLKTLMMNARPGQFPSISHALKHMMRFGKLGPFRGLAPTMLRKGPATICLLVFYEQLRLRFGYVDTKKRD, encoded by the exons ATGGACAAAAATCTCGGTGAGCAGTGTCGCACAACGCATAAAATCGCTTACAAAAAACCCACGGAGAAGCCGGAGCTGCGCGCTCGCTGCTGGTCCGCCGGTGTGGCCTCAACGATCGTGGCATGTGTGGTGGCGCCCGTGGACCTTGTGAAAACTCACATGCAGACCCAAAAGAATAAGAAGGGCATGCTGCAAACGGCTAGGAAGGTGATGCGACTGCGAG GGCCTTTGGGATTTTACAATGGCTTCTCGGCGGCTGCCGTGCGCCAGATGACCAGCACAAATATCCGTTTCGGGATATACGAGGTGGGCCGCCATGCAGACGTCGTGCCCAACAGCAATCTGGCCAAGCTGGGACTGTCGGGCTTTGCCGGAGCCGCGGCCTCGGTCTGCGGCATACCCATGGATCTGATCAATGTCCGGATGCAGAACGACATGAAGCTACCTCACGGAGCGCGCCGAAA CTATAGGAACATCGTCGATGCCTTCGTTCGAATTTCCAGGGAGGAGGGCTGGCGGGCCCTATACACCGGTGGCACTTCGGCGGTCCTCAAGGCCGCGGTGAACACCTGTGGCCAGATAGGGCTGTACGATATT GTCAAGACCAAGTTGAGCACACGATTCGGCATGAAAGATGACATCGTTCTGCACTTTGATAGCTCTCTAATATCCTCGATCTTCTCCACGGTCATCTCGCATCCGTTCGACGTTCTCAAAACGCTTATGATGAACGCTCGACCCGGGCAATTCCCCAGCATTTCGCATGCCCTGAAGCACATGATGAGGTTTGGCAAGCTTGGACCATTTCGGGGGCTAGCACCGACCATGCTGCGCAAAGGACCTGCCACAATTTGCCTCCTCGTTTTCTACGAACAGCTGCGGCTGCGCTTTGGTTATGTGGACACCAAGAAGCGGGATTAA
- the LOC108165542 gene encoding coactosin-like protein: MSDGIEVEQIVKRKPRRMALATSLDKDVIREAYEDVRSDFTDTEWAVFKFDGPQIIVHGRGQCFEEFRQQFGDSECAFGYIRIQVGDEMSKRKKFIFLTWIGREVGVIQRAKMSTGKAIIKDVLHNFAVEQQADEEPELDIGLFREALIRAGGANYGTGIRDN; the protein is encoded by the exons ATGTCGGACGGCATAGAGGTTGAGCAGATCGTGAAGAGAAAGCCGAGAAGGATGGCACTGGCAACGTCGCTGGACAAGGACGTCATTCGCGAGGCCTACGAGGACGTACGCTCTGATTTCACAGACACCGAGTGGGCGGTCTTCAAATTCGATGGGCCACAGATCATTGTCCATGGACGGGGCCAATGTTTCGAGGAGTTTCGCCAACAGTTCGGCGACTCGGAGTGCGCCTTCGGGTACATACGCATACAGGTGGGCGATGAGATGTCCAAGCGCAAAAAGTTCATATTCCTCACGTGGATTGGCCGTGAGGTGGGCGTCATTCAGCGGGCCAAAATGTCCACGGGCAAGGCCATCATCAAGGATGTGCTCCAT AACTTTGCTGTGGAACAGCAGGCGGACGAGGAGCCAGAGCTGGATATTGGCCTCTTTCGCGAGGCCCTGATCCGCGCCGGTGGTGCCAACTATGGAACGGGTATCCGGGACAATTAG